A genomic stretch from Enterobacter oligotrophicus includes:
- the ypdE gene encoding aminopeptidase: MDRELLRALSEADAIAASEQEVRNILINEAHKYNKDVQFDGLGSVLIRVNQHNGPRVMVCAHMDEVGFMVRSISREGAIDVLPIGNVRMMARTLQPVRITTRDGQKIPGLLDGEVKGDAVENLRVDIGAASAEEVLAAGIDAGDRVTFDTPFHSLPHNRVMGKAFDDRLGCYLLLTLLRELHKAPLECELWLVASSSEEVGLRGGQTTARTINPDIALVLDTACWSKNFDYGSANHRQIGAGPMLVLCDKTLIAPPKLTAFIEKVARPLGIPLQKDMFSNGGTDGGAIHLSGTGVPTVVLGPPTRHGHCAASIADEKDIDQTHQLLVALAACLNRETVAHLTDFRC; this comes from the coding sequence ATGGACAGAGAATTACTCCGCGCGCTGAGCGAGGCCGACGCCATTGCGGCGTCGGAGCAGGAGGTGCGTAACATCCTGATCAACGAAGCGCACAAGTACAATAAAGACGTGCAATTTGATGGCCTCGGCTCCGTGCTCATCCGCGTCAATCAGCATAATGGCCCCAGGGTGATGGTCTGTGCCCATATGGACGAAGTCGGATTTATGGTGCGCAGCATCTCGCGTGAAGGGGCGATTGACGTCCTGCCGATTGGCAACGTGCGCATGATGGCTCGCACGTTGCAGCCGGTGCGCATTACCACACGTGACGGGCAAAAAATCCCCGGTCTGCTGGATGGCGAGGTAAAAGGCGACGCCGTTGAAAACCTGCGCGTCGACATCGGTGCTGCCTCGGCGGAAGAGGTGCTCGCGGCGGGCATCGACGCGGGCGACCGCGTGACGTTCGATACGCCCTTTCACTCCCTTCCCCACAACCGCGTGATGGGCAAGGCCTTTGACGATCGTCTTGGCTGTTATCTGCTGCTCACCCTGCTGCGTGAACTGCATAAAGCTCCGCTCGAATGCGAGTTGTGGCTGGTCGCCAGCTCCAGCGAAGAAGTGGGCCTGCGCGGTGGACAGACTACCGCCCGAACCATCAATCCCGACATCGCGCTGGTGCTTGATACCGCCTGCTGGTCAAAAAACTTTGATTATGGCAGCGCGAATCATCGGCAGATCGGCGCGGGGCCGATGCTGGTGCTCTGTGACAAAACGCTTATCGCCCCGCCGAAACTGACCGCGTTCATTGAAAAAGTGGCCCGCCCGCTGGGTATTCCGCTGCAAAAAGACATGTTCAGCAATGGCGGCACCGATGGGGGGGCGATCCACCTCTCCGGCACAGGTGTCCCCACGGTGGTGCTTGGTCCTCCCACCCGACACGGACATTGTGCGGCGTCGATTGCCGATGAGAAGGATATCGACCAGACCCACCAACTGCTTGTCGCCCTGGCGGCGTGTTTGAATCGTGAGACCGTGGCTCATCTGACGGACTTCAGGTGCTGA
- a CDS encoding PTS fructose transporter subunit IIB — protein MAKKLIALCACPMGLAHTFMAAQALEDAAKEAGYEVKIETQGADGIQNRLTAQDIAEADIIIHAIAITPEDNERFETRDVYEITLQDAIKNAAGTLKEIEEMIAAEQ, from the coding sequence ATGGCTAAAAAACTGATTGCGCTTTGCGCTTGTCCGATGGGACTGGCACACACCTTTATGGCTGCTCAGGCACTGGAAGATGCCGCAAAGGAAGCGGGTTATGAGGTCAAAATTGAGACACAGGGCGCGGATGGTATTCAGAACCGCTTAACGGCACAGGATATCGCCGAAGCAGACATTATTATCCACGCCATTGCCATCACCCCGGAAGATAACGAGCGCTTTGAAACGCGCGACGTCTATGAAATCACCCTTCAGGATGCGATTAAAAATGCGGCAGGCACCCTGAAAGAGATCGAAGAGATGATTGCTGCAGAACAATAA
- the ypdF gene encoding aminopeptidase: protein MDLLTTLRGWLADENLDGVLIASRQNKQPHLGISTGSGYVLVTRTSAHILVDFRYYNDIAARATNYQMHLLSAENPFTQTVNRLIADEQLATLGFEGEHVSWQTGTQWRETLNTTLRSISLDPLRQIKTADDIARIRAACQIADRAAQHIRHFIRPGLREREVAAELEWFMKQQGAEKPSFDTIVASGPRGALPHGKASDKVIMPGEMVTLDFGAQHQGFCSDMTRTFLVAGHDQKPEDHPLYPVYQIVLEAQRAAIGAIRPGIPCNQVDAAARTVIARAGYGPQFGHNTGHAIGIDVHENPRFSPTDTTLLQPGMLLTVEPGIYLEGLGGVRIEDVILVTETGAEVLYTMDKTLLTTGEN, encoded by the coding sequence ATGGATTTACTGACAACGCTTCGTGGCTGGCTGGCAGATGAAAACCTGGATGGCGTACTGATCGCGTCACGTCAGAACAAACAGCCGCATCTGGGCATTTCCACCGGTTCGGGCTACGTGCTGGTGACGCGGACGTCCGCGCATATTCTGGTGGATTTTCGTTATTACAACGATATTGCAGCACGTGCTACCAACTACCAGATGCATCTGCTCAGTGCTGAAAACCCGTTTACTCAAACGGTAAACCGACTGATTGCCGACGAGCAGCTCGCCACGCTGGGCTTTGAGGGCGAACATGTGAGCTGGCAAACCGGCACGCAGTGGCGCGAAACGCTGAACACGACGCTGCGCAGTATCTCCCTTGATCCATTGCGTCAGATAAAAACCGCGGACGACATCGCCCGCATCCGCGCGGCCTGCCAGATTGCCGACAGAGCCGCGCAGCATATCCGCCATTTTATTCGGCCTGGCCTGCGTGAGCGCGAGGTCGCCGCCGAGCTGGAATGGTTTATGAAACAACAGGGGGCGGAAAAACCCTCATTCGATACTATCGTCGCCAGCGGACCACGCGGCGCACTGCCGCATGGAAAAGCCTCTGACAAGGTCATCATGCCGGGAGAGATGGTCACGCTTGATTTTGGCGCTCAACACCAGGGATTTTGCTCGGACATGACGAGGACCTTCCTTGTCGCCGGGCACGACCAAAAGCCAGAAGACCATCCTTTATATCCGGTTTACCAGATTGTACTGGAAGCACAACGGGCGGCGATCGGTGCCATACGTCCTGGCATTCCCTGCAATCAGGTGGATGCCGCCGCCCGGACGGTGATTGCCCGCGCGGGCTACGGCCCGCAGTTCGGTCACAATACCGGCCATGCTATTGGTATTGATGTCCATGAAAATCCACGCTTTTCCCCCACCGATACGACTCTGCTGCAGCCCGGTATGCTGCTGACCGTTGAGCCGGGGATCTACCTTGAAGGGCTGGGCGGCGTGCGAATCGAGGACGTAATACTGGTGACAGAAACGGGGGCTGAGGTGCTTTACACCATGGACAAAACGCTGCTGACGACGGGAGAAAACTGA
- a CDS encoding copper-binding protein, translating into MRALFLSALLGASVSLASFTVQADQRWQGHGVVQSVSENSVMLQHDAIPELKWPAMTMPFTLSPGAALNGAKPGDEVTFTLERAGDGFRIVSLTPQR; encoded by the coding sequence ATGCGTGCTTTATTCCTTTCCGCGCTGCTTGGCGCGTCCGTCTCTCTTGCTTCCTTTACCGTTCAGGCGGACCAACGCTGGCAAGGCCACGGTGTGGTTCAGTCTGTTTCTGAAAATTCCGTCATGCTCCAGCACGACGCCATTCCCGAACTGAAATGGCCAGCCATGACGATGCCGTTTACGTTGTCTCCTGGCGCGGCGCTGAACGGTGCAAAACCCGGCGATGAAGTGACCTTCACGCTTGAGCGTGCGGGTGACGGCTTCCGGATTGTCTCGCTGACGCCACAGCGCTAA
- the dcuC gene encoding anaerobic C4-dicarboxylate transporter DcuC, translated as MFTFIELLIGVVVIVGVARYIIKGYSATGVLFVGGLTLLIISALMGHQVLPASETSTGYTATDIVEYIKILLMSRGGDLGMMIMMLCGFAAYMTHIGANDMVVKLASKPLQYINSPYLLMVAAYFLACLMSLAVSSATGLGVLLMATLFPVMVNVGISRGAAAAICASPAAIILSPTSGDVVLAAKAAEMSLIDFAFKTTLPISIIAIIGMGIAHFFWQRYLDNKENISHEMMDVSEITTTAPAFYSILPFTPIIGVLIFDGKWGPQLHIITILVICMLLAALLEFVRGFNTQKVFSGLEVAYRGMADAFAGVVMLLVAAGVFAQGLSTIGFIQSLISIATSFGSASIILMLVLVVLTMLAAMTTGSGNAPFYAFVEMIPKLAHSSGINPAYLSIPMLQASNLGRTISPVSGVVVAVAGMAKISPFEVVKRTSVPVLVGLIIVIIATEVLVPGAA; from the coding sequence ATGTTTACGTTTATCGAACTCCTTATCGGAGTCGTCGTTATTGTCGGTGTAGCACGCTACATCATTAAAGGCTATTCGGCCACGGGCGTGTTATTTGTCGGTGGTCTGACGCTGCTGATTATTAGTGCGCTAATGGGTCATCAGGTTTTACCCGCCAGCGAAACCAGCACCGGTTATACCGCCACTGACATTGTTGAATATATTAAAATTCTGCTCATGAGCCGCGGCGGCGATCTGGGCATGATGATTATGATGCTGTGTGGTTTTGCCGCGTATATGACCCATATCGGCGCTAACGATATGGTCGTTAAGCTGGCCTCTAAGCCATTGCAGTATATCAACTCCCCGTATCTGCTTATGGTCGCAGCCTATTTTCTTGCCTGCCTTATGTCCCTCGCCGTTTCGTCGGCAACTGGTCTTGGCGTGCTGTTAATGGCTACCCTGTTCCCGGTCATGGTCAACGTTGGCATCAGCCGGGGTGCGGCAGCCGCTATCTGTGCTTCACCGGCAGCAATTATTCTTTCACCCACCTCTGGTGACGTGGTTCTGGCAGCGAAAGCGGCTGAAATGTCTCTCATCGACTTCGCCTTTAAAACCACGCTGCCGATCTCCATTATCGCCATTATCGGCATGGGCATTGCACACTTCTTCTGGCAGCGCTATCTCGATAATAAAGAGAATATCAGCCACGAAATGATGGACGTGAGTGAAATCACCACCACCGCCCCGGCGTTCTATTCCATATTGCCGTTCACGCCAATTATTGGCGTCCTCATTTTTGACGGCAAATGGGGTCCGCAACTGCATATCATCACCATTCTGGTGATCTGTATGCTGCTGGCTGCCCTGCTGGAGTTTGTACGTGGCTTTAACACTCAGAAAGTATTTTCTGGTCTGGAAGTCGCATACCGCGGCATGGCGGATGCGTTCGCAGGCGTAGTGATGCTGTTAGTAGCCGCAGGCGTATTTGCCCAGGGGCTGAGCACGATTGGCTTTATCCAGAGCCTGATCTCTATCGCCACGTCGTTTGGCTCAGCCAGCATTATCCTGATGCTGGTGCTGGTGGTGCTGACCATGCTGGCGGCGATGACCACCGGCTCCGGTAATGCGCCGTTCTACGCATTCGTCGAGATGATCCCGAAACTGGCTCACTCTTCCGGTATTAACCCGGCATACCTCTCCATTCCTATGCTGCAGGCTTCAAACCTGGGTCGTACCATTTCCCCGGTGTCAGGCGTGGTAGTGGCTGTCGCAGGTATGGCAAAAATCTCTCCGTTTGAAGTGGTTAAACGCACCTCAGTCCCGGTGCTGGTTGGCCTGATCATTGTGATTATCGCCACGGAAGTGCTGGTTCCCGGCGCTGCCTGA
- a CDS encoding efflux RND transporter periplasmic adaptor subunit translates to MKTTTLTAVAAVVIVAAGSGYWVGKKQSHQPIAASQPSERNVLYWYDPMMPGQRFDKPGKSPFMDMDLVPRYADEEKAAAGVGISSQQQQNLGMKTAKAEMRQLVTPFTAFASVSTDERSVSVVSAPANGVVSKLFVKAPQQQVKKGEPLAQLWIPQWTTAQQEYLAVRQLGDAGLTRAARERLALQFMPEEVIRMLERSGKPQTTLTLRAAQAGYVVKLDVREGAQITATAPLFEIATLDPVWLVIDYPQSQAQSLAVGSKMVATTESWPGEQFHGTVSELLPQMETTTRTLKARIVLDNTAQKLKPGMYLTVSRSKEPTRQPVLAVPEEAVINTGESSRLLLATGDGYFRPVNVETGLTAKGWTEIRSGLNAGDNVVTSGQFLIDSEASLRSVMPEVTP, encoded by the coding sequence ATGAAAACAACAACCTTAACCGCGGTCGCGGCTGTCGTCATTGTGGCGGCTGGCAGTGGCTATTGGGTGGGGAAAAAACAGTCCCATCAACCAATTGCAGCTTCGCAGCCCTCTGAACGCAATGTGCTGTACTGGTACGATCCAATGATGCCGGGCCAGCGCTTTGATAAGCCGGGAAAATCGCCTTTTATGGATATGGACCTGGTGCCGCGCTACGCCGATGAAGAGAAAGCGGCGGCAGGCGTCGGGATTAGCTCTCAGCAGCAGCAAAACCTGGGGATGAAAACAGCTAAAGCGGAAATGCGACAGCTGGTAACACCGTTCACGGCTTTTGCTTCGGTATCGACGGATGAACGCAGCGTGTCGGTGGTTTCGGCACCGGCCAACGGTGTGGTCTCGAAATTGTTTGTTAAAGCGCCACAGCAGCAGGTGAAAAAAGGTGAGCCGCTGGCGCAACTGTGGATACCGCAGTGGACGACGGCCCAGCAGGAGTATCTGGCTGTCCGCCAGCTTGGCGATGCCGGGCTGACCCGCGCGGCACGTGAGCGGCTGGCTCTGCAGTTTATGCCAGAGGAGGTGATACGTATGCTGGAACGTAGCGGTAAGCCGCAGACCACGCTCACGCTTCGGGCCGCGCAGGCCGGATATGTGGTGAAACTGGATGTGCGGGAAGGGGCGCAAATTACGGCAACGGCACCGCTCTTTGAAATAGCCACGCTCGATCCCGTCTGGCTGGTTATCGACTATCCGCAATCCCAGGCGCAGTCTCTGGCGGTGGGGAGCAAAATGGTGGCAACGACCGAAAGCTGGCCCGGAGAGCAATTCCACGGCACGGTCAGCGAACTGCTGCCACAGATGGAGACGACGACGCGAACGTTGAAAGCGCGCATTGTGCTGGATAATACCGCGCAGAAGCTGAAACCGGGTATGTATCTCACCGTCTCCCGAAGCAAAGAACCCACACGTCAACCCGTTCTGGCGGTGCCGGAAGAGGCGGTCATCAATACCGGGGAGTCATCACGCCTGCTATTAGCAACAGGAGATGGCTATTTCCGTCCGGTAAACGTGGAAACCGGGCTGACGGCGAAAGGGTGGACGGAGATCCGCTCGGGGCTCAACGCGGGCGATAATGTGGTGACTTCCGGCCAGTTCCTGATTGACTCTGAAGCCAGCCTGCGCAGCGTAATGCCGGAGGTGACGCCATGA
- the rna gene encoding ribonuclease I, with the protein MFRKDVVIPSGAIALALCVLSAQAEPLRATQYGDFDRYVLALSWQTGFCQSMVDRNRNEPDECRLQKESKAKTDFLTVHGLWPGLPKSIAARGVDERRWMRFGCATRPIPNMPEAKASRKCAAAETGLSLSGAAKLNSVMPGAGGNSCLERYEYAKHGVCFGFDPDAYFGTMVRMNQEVKSSAVGKFLAENYGKTVSRRDFDRAVAESWGKQNVKAVKLTCNGNPAYLTEIQISLKADTINNPLSSGSFAPQPHPGNCGKQFVIDKVGY; encoded by the coding sequence ATGTTCAGGAAGGATGTCGTTATCCCCTCTGGCGCTATAGCGCTTGCACTCTGTGTACTCTCCGCACAAGCAGAACCCCTCAGGGCAACGCAATATGGTGATTTCGATCGCTACGTTCTAGCCCTTTCGTGGCAGACGGGATTCTGCCAGAGCATGGTCGATCGCAACCGCAACGAGCCTGACGAGTGTCGTCTGCAAAAAGAGAGTAAGGCAAAAACAGATTTCCTGACCGTTCACGGATTGTGGCCTGGTCTGCCGAAATCAATTGCCGCACGTGGGGTGGATGAACGCCGCTGGATGCGTTTTGGTTGTGCCACCCGCCCGATCCCGAACATGCCGGAAGCGAAAGCCAGCCGCAAATGCGCCGCCGCTGAAACCGGGCTTTCCCTGTCGGGGGCAGCAAAACTAAACAGCGTCATGCCCGGCGCAGGCGGGAATTCATGCCTGGAGCGTTACGAATATGCCAAACACGGGGTTTGCTTTGGTTTCGATCCTGATGCGTATTTCGGCACGATGGTGCGCATGAATCAGGAAGTCAAAAGCAGTGCCGTGGGGAAATTCCTCGCAGAAAATTACGGTAAAACCGTGAGCCGCCGCGACTTTGACAGAGCCGTTGCTGAAAGCTGGGGTAAGCAGAATGTCAAAGCCGTCAAGCTCACCTGCAATGGCAACCCTGCCTACCTGACAGAAATACAGATCTCATTAAAAGCGGACACCATTAACAATCCTCTCTCTTCCGGTTCCTTTGCCCCGCAACCGCATCCGGGTAACTGCGGCAAGCAATTTGTGATCGATAAAGTCGGTTACTGA
- a CDS encoding TolC family protein, whose translation MKQHTLSLWLGGVLFGLLSSAVQAEPWTLEQTLTEAQRYSAELSASRNEAQALDAMADSATQLPDPKLKFGLENVPVQGSNDRRLTREGMTMQKIGIMQRYVSAEKRERKAQTFQAQARSVLAKSGAIRAALQRDTAQAWLDLALAQQALKTARTLVSETERQRGVQTASVGAGGSAPDSVLALRMTLSAMRDKATLAQRDVQLAQSRLLQLTGQAITDVRGPLPRYQRLPADEKTLEAGIIQHPEVEAARSEAETAKARSAQSAVAAIPDVDVEVFYAHRAEGYDDMAGVMFSVDLPLFQSKRQDKDYAADVSRSMQAVDQLTLIKREHIAQVQTLVAQYQAAQTLWQRQRDEVLPLQRQRLTVLTAQYRSGQSELPALLDARRGVLDTELAVNQAEREMARTWAAVNWLIPQELAQ comes from the coding sequence ATGAAACAACACACACTGAGCCTGTGGCTCGGTGGGGTGCTGTTCGGCCTGTTGAGCTCCGCCGTCCAGGCGGAGCCGTGGACGCTCGAACAAACCCTGACCGAAGCCCAGCGCTATTCCGCAGAACTGTCAGCCAGCCGTAACGAGGCGCAGGCGCTGGATGCGATGGCCGATTCTGCTACCCAGTTACCGGACCCAAAACTGAAGTTTGGTCTTGAAAACGTGCCAGTGCAGGGCAGTAACGACAGGCGACTGACGCGTGAAGGTATGACCATGCAGAAGATTGGCATCATGCAACGCTACGTTAGCGCAGAAAAGCGGGAGCGCAAAGCGCAAACATTTCAGGCGCAGGCGCGCAGCGTGCTGGCGAAATCCGGGGCTATTCGCGCTGCACTTCAGCGTGATACCGCCCAGGCCTGGCTGGATCTGGCGCTTGCGCAGCAGGCGCTGAAAACGGCCAGAACGCTGGTCAGCGAAACGGAACGTCAGCGCGGCGTACAGACGGCAAGCGTGGGGGCCGGAGGCTCAGCACCGGACAGCGTACTGGCACTGCGGATGACCTTAAGCGCCATGCGCGACAAAGCAACGCTCGCGCAGCGGGATGTTCAGCTGGCGCAAAGCCGCCTGTTACAGCTGACGGGGCAAGCCATTACGGATGTGCGCGGGCCGTTACCGCGCTATCAGCGTCTGCCTGCCGATGAAAAAACGCTGGAAGCCGGAATTATTCAACATCCGGAAGTGGAGGCCGCCCGCAGCGAAGCCGAGACCGCGAAAGCCCGTTCTGCGCAATCAGCCGTGGCGGCCATTCCTGACGTGGATGTGGAGGTCTTTTACGCGCATCGTGCTGAAGGGTATGACGATATGGCCGGTGTGATGTTCAGCGTGGATCTGCCTCTTTTTCAGTCAAAACGACAGGACAAAGATTATGCCGCCGATGTTTCTCGCTCGATGCAGGCGGTAGACCAGCTGACGCTGATTAAACGTGAGCATATTGCCCAGGTACAAACCCTGGTGGCGCAGTATCAGGCCGCGCAGACCTTATGGCAGCGTCAGCGGGATGAAGTGCTGCCTTTACAGCGTCAGCGGCTGACGGTGCTGACGGCACAGTATCGTTCCGGGCAGTCTGAACTACCGGCGTTACTGGATGCCCGTCGTGGCGTACTGGATACGGAACTGGCAGTTAATCAGGCCGAGCGTGAGATGGCGCGGACCTGGGCTGCCGTAAACTGGCTGATCCCGCAGGAGCTGGCGCAATGA
- a CDS encoding PTS fructose transporter subunit IIC — translation MAIKKRSAVRPESHEGDTLAIKPAPVATGNTFWKELPQHIMSGISRMVPTLIMGGVILAISQLIAYVWLEIPPDTGIMDALNSGKFTGFNLSVLKFGYLTESFGGLLFSFAIPMFSAFVANSIGGKLAFPAGFIGGLVATQPTLVLNFDAEKLTWLATKPVPSTFIGALIIAIAAGYLVKWLNTRINVPQYLLAFKSTFLIPILSALFVMLAMYYIITPIGGWLNAGMRALLLAAGEAGSMMYAIGMAAATAIDLGGPINKAAGFVGLGLTTDHVLPITSRAVAIVIPPIGLGLATLIDRRLTGKRLFSPQLYPQGKTAMFLAFMGISEGAIPFLLENPVATLPAYMIGAIAGAMTATALGAVQWFPESAIWAWPLVTNLGAYMLSILVGAVITALLVVMIRNSMHKRGKLAVDTL, via the coding sequence ATGGCAATTAAAAAACGCAGTGCGGTTCGCCCGGAAAGTCACGAGGGCGACACGCTCGCAATCAAACCCGCACCGGTCGCAACAGGTAATACATTCTGGAAAGAGCTGCCTCAGCACATTATGTCAGGTATCTCCCGCATGGTGCCGACGCTCATTATGGGCGGGGTGATCCTCGCCATTTCACAGCTTATCGCGTATGTCTGGCTGGAAATTCCACCGGATACCGGCATTATGGATGCACTGAACTCAGGCAAGTTCACCGGGTTTAACCTTTCCGTTCTGAAATTCGGTTACCTGACCGAATCCTTTGGTGGACTGCTGTTCAGCTTCGCCATCCCGATGTTCTCCGCGTTTGTCGCGAACTCTATCGGCGGCAAGCTGGCCTTCCCGGCCGGGTTTATCGGCGGTCTGGTCGCCACGCAACCGACGCTGGTACTGAATTTCGATGCGGAAAAGCTGACCTGGCTTGCAACCAAACCCGTACCGTCCACCTTTATCGGCGCGCTGATTATCGCGATTGCCGCAGGCTACCTGGTTAAATGGCTAAACACCCGCATTAATGTGCCACAGTATCTGCTGGCGTTTAAAAGCACCTTCCTGATCCCGATCCTGTCCGCGCTGTTCGTGATGCTGGCGATGTATTACATCATCACACCAATTGGCGGCTGGCTGAACGCCGGTATGCGCGCGTTACTGCTGGCGGCAGGCGAAGCCGGTTCGATGATGTATGCCATCGGCATGGCTGCCGCCACCGCGATTGATCTTGGCGGCCCAATCAACAAAGCGGCCGGTTTTGTCGGCCTGGGGCTGACCACCGATCACGTGTTGCCGATTACCTCGCGCGCTGTGGCGATTGTCATTCCACCAATTGGCCTGGGCCTGGCAACGCTTATCGACCGCCGCCTGACCGGTAAACGCCTGTTCAGCCCGCAGCTTTATCCGCAGGGTAAAACCGCCATGTTCCTGGCATTTATGGGGATCAGCGAAGGGGCCATTCCGTTCCTGCTGGAAAATCCGGTCGCCACGCTGCCCGCGTACATGATCGGTGCCATTGCAGGGGCGATGACCGCCACCGCGCTGGGTGCCGTCCAGTGGTTCCCTGAATCCGCCATCTGGGCATGGCCGCTGGTCACCAACCTGGGTGCCTATATGCTCAGCATTCTGGTCGGCGCAGTGATTACGGCCTTGCTGGTGGTGATGATTCGCAACAGCATGCATAAACGCGGAAAACTCGCCGTCGATACGCTGTAA